GCGGCGGGCCTGGGACCCGCGTCGCGGGCGGGGGCTATGGTGGCGCCCAGCGCCAAGTGAGGAGCCCTCCCTCGGTCCAGGGCGCAGGCCGAGGGCGCAGCCGGGGTGCCCGCGCCCAGGGAGCACCCTGCGGTCCTGTAGCCCCCGGGTCCAGCCGTACGCAGCGGTGGCTTGGCggcggcctgggggcaggacccTGGAGGAGCCCCAAGCTCTGGGAATCCTGACAGCTCCGGAATTGACGCCTCCGCTGAGCCCCCGCAGGAGCAGATGGGCCGCTCCGGGCCACTGGCCTGTACTCTGCTCCGCGGCGCTCCAGGTGCCAAACTCTGTAGGCACCTGAGGCCGGATGGGCACCCGCTGATGGAGGCCTGGGATGCTCAGCTTGTCCTGGGCGAGGGCCTGCTGCTCGGCCCCCTGGGACCTGCGTCTGGGTGGGTGGAGGGCTGGTCGGTATATGGTCCACTTGCCAACCACGTGGTAACCTCCATCCTCTGGCCCTCTAGCCCCGCCCAAGCAAGACGCTGAGCCTGGGCACAGTCTGACTTGGCAGAGGATTGATTCACAGATGCCCTTGGGTCCCAAGGGCAGGACCCGCCCTGTTGTAAATCCAGTAGATCTAGGACCCTGAGCAAGTTCATTTTGTCAGCCTGGTCCCCACCTCTAGTGGGCTCCACTTGGGCAGTCCATCTTGCAGGCTGTGGGCTCAGGGAAGTCCCTAGGGTGTCAGTTTAGtgcctggcccccagcccagtGACAGTTGCCCTGCAGCCTCTAGGGAGCAGACTGTGTAGTGTAGGCACAGGAATTGGGTAAGGGGAAGCTTTCAGGCCTGAGGGGAGGCCTGACTAccacctccaccctccctccctgggcctggtTCTCATGGCAACAGTGGGttgtgggtgggggctgggccctACTGGCAGCTGGAGGGAGCAGGGTCTGCAGGGAGATgctgggtggaggcagggaggagaggcactGAGGACCAGATGGAAGAGCAGGGGCCAGTAGAGCAGACTTGCACTTGCCCTAGGGGGGCTGGGACAGGGGTGCAGGGCAGTGGTGATGCTGGGCAGCCTGCACACACAGGTCACCTGGAGTGGGCCTCCTGGGAAGGCCTCTGCAGACCCCCTCCCTGGACCACATGGGAAAGAGCAGGGAAGTGAGGAcagcccagccccccccccccccccccgaagccTTACAGGGAGAAGTACACACAGACACTCAGTAAAACAGGAGAGCTTTATGGGTGGAGTGTTGAAGGAAAACGAGAGCAAACAGTGAGGGCCTCCTGGCTGGGTCAACAGCAAGCCCTGCGCAGTGCAAAGCTGGACCCCAGGCCCAGGAAGAGCCCGCCCGGGAGAGGCGCCAGTGCTGCCTGGCGTCTGACCCCCATGCCGGCAGGGGCAGGAAGCAGGGCCCACCTGGCGTGCAGGGGGCCTGGGAGAGCCAGTGCAGCGGGCTGGGGGCAAGCAGGAGCCAGGCCAGTGACGAGGATGTGCCCCGCCCTGTAAACAGCCTTGCGGCCTCCTGGGCCTCAGTCCCATCCCTGAGAAGCGCTGGGGGGCCCTGCAGCCTGCAGAGCCCCGCCCACTGCCCGCTGGCCCCCTTCCTGCGGGCAGGCCCAGCAGCCCCAGTGAGTGGCAAGTGGGCCCGTGGCCCATCCAGCACAGGTGGTCAGCGGTGCAGGCGGTCAGCAAGGCGAGGCCTACAGCTCCTCATAGTCCCCGCCCCCGCGAAGGTGGCCGCCAGGGGCTGCGCCCCCCAGGAAGGCCTCCAGCTCGTCCCCTGCTGTTTTCTCTGTCCTCTCGGtgccccggggccgccgccgccgccgctcctgcctgccctcctccctgtcccGGCTCTTCTTATGTTTGCCCTTCTTCTTCACAGCCTTCTCTTCCTCCTAGGAAAGGGGCACTTCAGGTTGGGGGGGCCCTGGGACCCTGCACTGCCTAGTGGGCACCTAGGAGGCAGGGTGCCTacctctctgcttttcttcttcttcttcttctctttcgtGGGAGGCTTGCCCTCCTTATCTGTGGAGACAAGACAGCACGTGCCTGCAGCTCCtggggaggtgtggggaggggtcCCCCTGGCTGCTGGCACCACCCAGAAGAGAGACTGTGACACCACGGCCTCTGCTCGCCGGGAGCACATGCTGGCCTGCAGGCAGACCTTCAGCCCCAGCACGAGCCTGGGAGGGTCCTTTTCTTTGCATTCTGGTGACAAGGAACTTCTGGGACATGTCTCTGGTGACACTGCTCGTTGGGGCGAGCTAGGCTCAGGGGATAGGGAGCATGTGGCTGCCCGGGGCCACATGGCACCATGAGTGTTCCACAGGCCTATTGACCATGCAACTTTTCCCGGGGTGGCTGGACTCAAAGTACACGCTGCCAAGCCCCCATATGGCCCTGATGCactcagccaggtgcccccagcccacccaggcccccaaaGTACCTTCATCACTGATATCCTTGTGGCTATTTTCTGCCAGTCCCAACCCAAAGAGGTCCGAGTCATTCTTCAGTCTGAAGGAGGCCACGGGGGgcttggggagtggggggggctGGGCAGGAGCAGCATCCTCATCAGTTTCCTCTGAGAGGTCCTCTCGCACCGGGAACTCGTCCTGCAGAAGAGTGGGCAGGTTGGGTGGCTGGCGCCCTGTCATGGGACCCTGCAGGACGGCTCCTGCATCTCTCGGGCAGGGGACAAGCCTGGGGCCCGGGTGGCCAGCAGGGTCCGATGTGGCAGCCAGAACATGGCAGCCCCTGTGCTGTGCAGTCACTGGAGTGGGCCCCAGACCCTCCTCACCGCTCTCCGCTGAGGGTCTGAGTCGCTCTCGAAGTCAGGGTCATCCATGACAAAGGACAGCATCTGGGCGGCAATGGGCCCCTCGGGGTCACTCTCTGATGACACTGCCTGCTCCTTCTTGCCTTCTTCACGGCCTCCAGAGGGGCCTTCAGCGGGGGATTTGCGGGTGCTTGGCTGGCGGGACTCTGCAGCCCTGGGAGCCATACCCCTGTGCAGCCTGGCAGCTTTTATGGAGGGCCTTTGGGACAAGGGAGAAGTCAGGGTGCTCTTGGCTGCCACCACCCCCAGGGTGGATCCCATACACATACCGTTTGGTCTCTGGCTCAGAGCACTTCTGGGGGATGGGGACAGTGGCCTTGGGGTGCCCTGCCAccttctctgcttcctcctcacTGGAAGAAGTGATGTTTTCCTTGGTGATGGGGCCCACGGGCAGCAGGGGCCTGCTAGGTGGCTTATCTTCAATGTCCACATCATCCTGGAAACCTGCTACCAGTGGGTTCCCGCCTGGGGCCTCCTCATCGCTGCAAAAGAGAGGCAGGGGGTCAGAGGTCACGGGGGGGCACAgagagccccctccccaccctgagcCCCAGACCTGGGGCACCCATGGGCACTGGCCGCAGGCCTGCTCTATCCTTGGCACTCAGCATGTGTGGGAGAACAGACAGCAAGGGGGACCTGTCCAGGACCAGTATAGGTTTTGGGGGCTCTCTGCGAAGGGAACCCGCTGGTATGGCAGACATGGCACAGACTGTGGGGGGCGAGGTGGGGCCAAGGAGATGGATGGATATGCCGCCACGCAGCAGTGTGTGTGAAGTGGGTGCCCTTGTGCCCCCGGGTGGGGTACAGGGCAGGGATGGGCTCAGCTGTCTGGGGGTGGGAGAGCAGCCTGGCGCTGGCCCCGTTCTGCTACTTTGCATTTCTGGAGGGACATGGGGATGCTGGAGACCAGCAGGTGTGCCCTGGGTGTAGTGCAGGGGGGTATGCACTGCAGACACCCAGGAACCAGTGGTGAGGGAGCAGCAGGGTTGGGAGGCCAGGCCTGCATGCTGGTCCCTGTGTCTTGCCTGGCCCAACCCCTGGTCCAAGCAGGCTTCTTCCTGGGGTGCAGGCCTTCAGGGAGtccatccctctgtccccttGGCTCACCCATGGCCCACCCATGGCCCACCTTACCTGTCACTGTCCTGTGGGACCTTAGCTCCAACTCTCTTCTCATTCTGCTGGGGGCCATTGTCATCCAGGAAGCTGCGGTCAAGGCCTTCTTCAGGAACAAAATCCTCCACGTTCTGGACTTTCATTGGGGCCTCTGGCACTGAGGCTGGCTCTGTGGACAGCAGAAGCCACTTCCCATGTGTCCAGTGCCCACTCCTGCCAGGCTCAAGACAGGCTGTACCCAGGTGACTGGGCTGTGGGGTTGCctgccaggagggaggaggatCCCAGCCCAGTCTGCAAGCTCCCAGGGCCAGAGAGACCGGGCGCTCCCGCCGTGGGCCACTCACACTCCAGGGCTCACCTGGAGCTGAAGGGGCTGCCTCAGCAGCTGGTGAGGTCCCAAACAGCCTGGAGATGATGCTGCGCcgtggggcaggggctgcagggggcagtggggcctccatggggggcaggggacaggggcaggcTGAGGGGGTGTGGAGGGGCATCTGTGGGGCTGGCTGGGGTGTGCTGGGGCTGGAGCTCCCTGTGGACACAGCGCTGGGAGGCACTACCGGAGACTGGGAGCCTGAGGATGGGCTCTGCCCGTTGGCTGCCAGTGGGGACGCGTGGCCACGGCTGCGTGCCTCCATCATCTCAAGGAAGCTGGGGGAAACAGAGCAGGCAGTGAGCAGCCACCTTCCCCTTGGTCTCCTCTCTAAGAGCAGGGTGACAGCAGTGTCCTGGTCCCCAAGCTCCTCAACCTCACACCTAATGGGCTCCATCACATCAAGCCGGGTGTCCCGGAAGGAAGGGGCTAGTGAATACTGACGGGCAGGCTTGGCAGCTCCTCATCCATCAGCACACATGGGACCTGCTGTGGAGAGGGCCCCAAGCCCCCTGCCCAGCAGTGCTGCCTTCCTCTCGCAGCCTGGTCCCAGGGCTGGCCGTGGGGCACATATGGAGAGGAGGCTCCAGGGGCCATCTCCCTAGGGGGCAACATGCCAGCCAGTGCCACGTACCCAAGCTTATAGAAGCTGGGCATTCCCAGAATGGGTTCCACAGCAAGGGTGGTGCTCACCAGCCAAGCAGCCTACATGCAGGAAAACTCATTCCCCCAGAACCATCTACTAGTTCCAGAACCAACAAATGAACCTGGCTCCAAGGAGACCCAAAGGCCCTCTGGGGACAGACCTGTGGGGGTTGGCAGCCCCACCCCAGCCTACCCCCCGCCTCCAGATCTCTGACATTTAGGTGCTCTCTATGGGAACCAAATAAAATCTAAGATGAACTTGCCCTTAGGGGTAGTTTGGCCTCCACCTTCCTGAAAGGGAGAGTACCTCCCCGGGAGCTGTGGAGGGCGGACAGGGCCCCCAACTCTCGGTGCCCCTGGGACCCTGAGCAGGCAGTGCCCAGGCCTACCCAAGGGCTGCTCACGACCCACCTGGAAGGCTCCATTCCTAGCCTGTCTAGCAGACTCTCCCAAGGTTAAGTAGCTCTCTGAAGACCCACTGTACAATGGCAGCAAGCTGGGAGCCCAAACGCAAAGGCCTGGGAGCCAGTGTCAGCAGGGCCCAAGGTGGACCCTTGgcctgggtcagccgggccccaGTCGTGCCCATCAGGCTGGGGCCCCCTGGGTGCTTGTCAGGCCAGTTAAAGAAGGCCCAACTGCAGGGAGTGCCTGCTTCCCTAGGTGAAATGGGCACCACTGAAAATTCAAGCTGCTTATTCTGGACAAGCACTTACTTTCCTGAGTGTTGAGGGTAAAGCACTCTGGTGCAGAGAACAGAATAGGCCGCAAGGGTGACCTCACAGTGAGGGCCACTTTCACCCCCCCGCCTGGAGCAGCCTGGGTTCTCCCTGCCCGCGTCTACGCTGAAATGCTGTGGGTTTTGGAGCAGCACACTaacaccacccccaccctgtgaGCTGTCCGCTCTGCCCAGGTGGGGGCACTCCTCATTGCTGTCTGCTGGGCAGAGCCCCCAGCTCAGAGGCCTCTGGAGTGAGGCCACCTCCCACAGAGGTGGCCTGTAGGGCTGACCTCCAAGGGCCACCCCTGGGCTGACATACATGTCATAGTTCTGGTCCTCCGTCTCCTGCTGTACTGACAGCTCCTCCAGTGTGGCGTCCACGTCCAGCTGGTTCGTCTCCAACTGCCGGAGCAGCGTCTCCCTCTAGAGGAGGAAGCACAGACCCCTTCAACCCTGTGTCCTCACTTGGCCAGCCCTTGAGGGGTTCACAGCAGCTGAGCATCAGGGTACAGGGAGGCCACTTGGCCTTGGCCAGAGCGCTAGCGTGCCACCCAAGCAGCTCAGTGTGGCTCTAAGGGCATGGTCGGTGACGTGAGCAATACCTAGAACGACTGTGCCCCTCCACACGTGGTGCCCCCAGAAGGGGAGGCAGCTCTGACACACTAAACACAAGGCTCCCTGCTGCATCCTTCAGCATGCTGAGGGGAGCATACACCACCTCTGGGGCAGGAACTGGGCCCATATAGGTGCAGCAGCCACAGCCATGACCCATAGAACATTCTGCTGCTTCCTCCAGCATGGCCGGTATGGACTGCCAGGTACAGGAAACCTGGGGTGTTCCCCTTGGGATTGGTGTGCTTGTTGTACTTGGGTAAGAAGCTACACAGGTCTAAGAGGGATGCACGCAACACCCGGGGCCCTGAGGGAAAGCACGGTGCACGGGCAGCTGGCACCGCTGAGAAGTATGCCCGTACCAACCTCCCTCTAATGGAACTCGCCACCAACCACTCGGTCTGTGGGGCCTTTGTTTCCTTCCAGAGAAAAAGACACGAGGAAAGACCACCACTCCCTGAGCAGGCCTGTACCTGTACTGGAGGAAGAATGGAAGCCACTGTGGCTGCAGAGGTGCTACAGGCCAGCATCCTGCTGACAAGACGTTGCCTGCCCCACTATGATGTGGCAAGAAAGGCAGGggcctctgtggtcttcctcctgAAGATCTGGCCCATGTCAGACGGGCCTTGGATGGGGATACCTGAGATACTCAGCCCGAGCAGGCTCAGCAGAACGGCTATaaggaggctggggctgggcctgggagggAAACCTGGGGAATAGCCCTGCATCAGTTGGTACAACAACGCTGCTTCCAAGGCTTTGGAGAGAAGCACCATGGAAACCCGAGAGGCTGGCACCAGGGGAAACTGAGCAAGGGACCCAGGAGCCCTCTGTACCTTCTCTGTAAACCTAAAATCACTCCAAAGTAAGATGTTCAGAGAGAAGATGGAGCAGGCCAGTACTTGGGCTACCACGGCTGTAAACCAGGCTCTGTGCTTGCACAGCAGGGGTGGGACCTGGTGGGGCTCTTCCTGTAGCTACACCTCAGAGGGGCCTGGTCCACCTAAGGGCgggcagccagccagccacaaGGAGCGGGGGCGTGGCATGTTCAGGGCATCTGGGGTCGGTGTGGGCTGGAAGGGAGTAGGGCCCAGGCACCCACTGGTGTCCACCTCCAGTTCCTGCCCCGTTAGTCAGAAGTGGCCCAAGAATGGCATCTGAAGGATCCCTCTGTTCTGCAGCTGTGTCGGCGAAAGTTCTAGAACTTGGGTCTCAGGCTAGCCCAATAGAGGGGATGGGATGGAGTGGGCCACCCTGCGGCCACCAACACCAGCACAGGAAGTCTTGACCATGGCCACAGTCCAGGTGAACTGCCAAGCAGCTTGCTCAGGGCTCGGGAGGGCGGCCCTGGGAAACCGAATGCCACTCGCTTCCCCCCGCCATGGGGGGTTGGGAGGTGCGGGCTCACCTGAAGCTGCAGGAATGGGATGTTGAAGAATTTGTGAAGGTACTTTAGGCCAAAGCTGTTCTTCATGGAGGACTCGGCATAGCGGAAGTAGGAGGAGCCTGGAGGCCTGTTTGCAAAAAGAACAAGTGGGTCTGGAGGCTTGCTGGTTGGCAGTGGACAGCAAGGCGCAGCCACTCTGGGCCAAGGCCACACCTGGGCCGGCTGCCCTTGGTGCCAGGGCCCAGCCCCCAGGGGACAGACTAGAGCTAGTGCCCTCGCTGCCATCTGCCCCAACCCCCCCGTCCCCGCTGCAGAGAGGGACAAAGGTCCCTGCTCCCCCACCACCACAGGACTGCTTGGTGCCAGGAAGCCAGCTGCCAGCCCTTGGTTCTGCTGTCCTCATCCCAAGACCTCTTGCAGGACCCTCACTGCCCACAGCATGGTCCTGGCCGGGGCTTTGTCCCAGGAGTGGGCCACCCACCCACCTGTCCAGGTTGTCGATAAAGTCACGCACGTCATCGGGCAGGATGACCCGGTGCTCGCCCATGTCACGGTAATTCCCCAGCACACACACTGGCACATGGGTAGGCACCTTGGGAAGCTCCCGGAGGATGTAGTTGAAGGTCCTTAGGAGGCACAGGTGGAAAGAGACGTCCTTAGTGTCAACTGCGAGACCCCCACGCCACCAGGTCGAGTGTCCTGGGCCCAGGACCCAGAGCACGTAGAGCATGGGGGCCGAGTGCCCACACCCTGTAGGACAGCCCTTGCTTTTGCCATTTTATCTCCAGTTCCCTTCCTGGCGATCTCTCCGGTGAGGTGTCTTCGCACCCCCTCTGGGGCTGCAGTCCCTGGGGCTCCCCCAGGGCTTTTCCCAGGGCTTGCTGTCCAGCCCCCCGGACCCACAGCTGCTGCTCTCAGATGGCACGTCAGAGAGTCACTGACGGGCATTGTGAAGGGTGTCCGATCCAGAGACAGCCAGTGGGAACTGCAGACATGCACATCCGCATGACAAACTGGGCTTTATTTTTGACTCACAGTCACTAGAAATGTTAACCAAGGGCCAACGGcgcctgccctcctgcccttgGGCCTTGTTCTGGCCTGTACTGTTCACTAAAAATGCTGGCTGACCCACGAGGGGGTTTTTGTTCGCCACAGCAAGGATCTAGACAGACTGGCACCACCTATAGGGAGTGTTCTCGGGTCCCAGGCCGCCAAGAAATGGCCCAGCATCTGAGCACCAGCAGGCTGACCCACATATACCTTTCTTTCCCTAGGCCAGAGTTGCTCTGTGCAGCCCACCTGCTCCTGTAGTCCTCCTGCCTTCAGTGATGCCAAGAACCTGCCTGAAGCTGAGCGGCTGCTAATAGCGCCTGTACCAGATTCTGTGCAGGAAAAGCCACTTCTAATTCCCTGGCTGAGGGGACCACTGTAGCTCATATGGGCGAAGTGCAGGTCATCCCTGGTGTTGACCCCAGGAGAGTGGGGTGGCTGCCTCTCGTATAGGCATGACCATGCCACAAGGGCTATGCTGCCTGCTGCCACCCAAGGggctctcctgcttgtgctgatGGGCAGTCCCTGCCCCCGAGGTGGGTCAGTGGGAGACCCCGTCAGATCCCTCAGACTTGAACCCTGTGGGCATTCTCAGTGTTAATGTGTGAACGCATGGAAGGCTGACGCCCGCAACTGTGCATGAGTCTATTCTTGGATAAAAGTGGCGTCTATACAGATAAGGTAAAAAGATCCCAGTGTTCTGAAAACAGAAGTCTGTATGTGGAACACCCGGAGGAAAACCTGGCTGGCTCCCACCAAACGACACCCATGCCAGCTTCTGATGGCAGGATCAATTTTGCTACGGTGAATGTGGACTACAtatgcaataataaaaaaaaccctttaaaaacaGACTGAATATGGGAAAATGGAGTAGAGGCCCACAGGCCATTTCTAAATCAGGCTTCTGTCAGTTCCTCCTTCAGCATCTTTGAAGACATTCATTTCTGGCAGCAGGCCTGAGGCCGTGGTTCCTGGAAAGGCCTGCGGGGGAGGCTGGTCCCCATTGGTATAGGGCCTCCACTCCTGGTGGTCTCAGCCAGCAGCGACCTGGCCAGAGCAACACCCCTACACCTGCATACTGTGCTTctgcttgggggcggggggggggggggggcggcaacACTGGCGCCAGGCAGGCCTGGGGAATCAAGTGTGTCCCATCTTCCCTGGCAGACCCCACTTGACACATGTCATGTTGCCCATGTGACTCCAAGGAGGGGCCCCTTGGGAGCTGGCACCTGGCCACTCCCACATTCACAACCCTGTGCCTTGACGTAGTCTTTCCCTGGGATCTTAGCTGAGTCCCCTTAGTCAAAGAACGTCAGAAGTGTCTTGGGGAGCCCCAAACAAGTGGCCGCTTGGTTCTGCATGGTACTTTCAGGAAGGGCCACAGGGCTGTGGAAGGTGTGCCCCCCGCTGCAGTGCTGTACCACCTCCGCCCGCCCTCCACATGTTCCCCGTCTGTGCTCATGGACCTCCCCAGAGATGGCCGGGCCTTGGCCTCCATGTGACTGAACTGCTGGTGTGCACGATGCCCAAGAACAGCCTCTAATTGTGTGGCACCAGCAGTGACCAGCAGGCGTCACCACAACCTGGCCGACCACTGGGGTGGCCGTCCAAGTGGCAGAGTACTAGGAG
The Vulpes vulpes isolate BD-2025 chromosome 2, VulVul3, whole genome shotgun sequence genome window above contains:
- the RABL6 gene encoding rab-like protein 6, whose product is MFSALKKLVGSEQAPGRDKNIPAGLQSMNQALQRRFAKGVQYNMKIVIRGDRNTGKTALWHRLQGKKFVEEYIPTQEIQVTSIHWNYKTTDDIVKVEVWDVVDKGKCRRRGDGLKVENDPQEVESEMALDAEFLDVYKNCNGVVMMFDITKQWTFNYILRELPKVPTHVPVCVLGNYRDMGEHRVILPDDVRDFIDNLDRPPGSSYFRYAESSMKNSFGLKYLHKFFNIPFLQLQRETLLRQLETNQLDVDATLEELSVQQETEDQNYDIFLEMMEARSRGHASPLAANGQSPSSGSQSPVVPPSAVSTGSSSPSTPQPAPQMPLHTPSACPCPLPPMEAPLPPAAPAPRRSIISRLFGTSPAAEAAPSAPEPASVPEAPMKVQNVEDFVPEEGLDRSFLDDNGPQQNEKRVGAKVPQDSDSDEEAPGGNPLVAGFQDDVDIEDKPPSRPLLPVGPITKENITSSSEEEAEKVAGHPKATVPIPQKCSEPETKRPSIKAARLHRGMAPRAAESRQPSTRKSPAEGPSGGREEGKKEQAVSSESDPEGPIAAQMLSFVMDDPDFESDSDPQRRADEFPVREDLSEETDEDAAPAQPPPLPKPPVASFRLKNDSDLFGLGLAENSHKDISDEDKEGKPPTKEKKKKKKSREEEEKAVKKKGKHKKSRDREEGRQERRRRRPRGTERTEKTAGDELEAFLGGAAPGGHLRGGGDYEEL